A genomic region of Alkalispirochaeta americana contains the following coding sequences:
- a CDS encoding HAD family hydrolase → MRGSVAIFDIDSTIMDTAPRNFRILREAAEEYPVIAPAVDQLSVGDMGWNVLDALKSCMTLSEDLARKISRFWSDRFFTNHYALEDAPYQGVAEILWWIHQEGCLLVYLTGRDEPGMSTGTRQSFVQANLPAGEGTRFILKPDFETPDLVFKRKALESIGRMGTVWVAVENEPANANLFAQMFPDARVLLIDTITSPNPDVPDPAVIRFCRYGPV, encoded by the coding sequence ATGAGAGGGTCTGTAGCGATTTTTGATATCGATTCCACCATTATGGATACTGCCCCGAGAAACTTCAGAATTTTGAGAGAGGCCGCCGAGGAATATCCTGTCATTGCGCCTGCGGTGGACCAACTCTCTGTTGGCGACATGGGGTGGAATGTTCTCGATGCCCTGAAATCTTGTATGACCCTGTCAGAAGACCTGGCAAGAAAAATATCGCGTTTCTGGAGTGACCGGTTCTTTACGAACCACTATGCTCTGGAAGATGCTCCGTACCAGGGAGTTGCCGAGATACTCTGGTGGATACACCAGGAGGGATGCCTTCTGGTGTATCTTACTGGACGAGATGAACCGGGTATGTCCACAGGGACACGGCAATCTTTTGTTCAGGCCAATCTGCCGGCAGGAGAGGGGACTCGTTTTATTCTGAAGCCGGATTTTGAGACGCCTGATCTTGTTTTCAAGCGAAAAGCCCTGGAGAGTATCGGCAGAATGGGAACTGTCTGGGTGGCTGTGGAGAATGAGCCGGCCAACGCGAATCTCTTTGCCCAAATGTTTCCCGATGCGCGGGTTCTGCTGATCGATACAATCACGAGCCCGAATCCGGACGTTCCTGATCCGGCAGTAATACGGTTCTGTCGATACGGGCCGGTCTGA